One segment of Triticum aestivum cultivar Chinese Spring chromosome 2A, IWGSC CS RefSeq v2.1, whole genome shotgun sequence DNA contains the following:
- the LOC123186261 gene encoding naringenin,2-oxoglutarate 3-dioxygenase, translated as MAPVSNETFLPTAAWGEATLRPSFVRDEDERPKVAHDRFSDAVPVISLDGIDGARRAEIRDRVAAACEGWGIFQVVDHGVDADLIADMTRLSREFFALPAEDKLRYDMSGGKKGGFIVSSHLQGEAVQDWREIVTYFSYPVKARDYGRWPEKPAGWRAVVERYSERLMGLSCKLLGVLSEAMGLESEALAKACVDMDQKVVVNFYPRCPQPDLTLGLKRHTDPGTITLLLQDLVGGLQATRDGGKTWITVQPISGAFVVNLGDHGHFMSNGRFKNADHQAVVNGESSRLSIATFQNPAPDARVWPLAVREGEEPILEEPITFAEMYRRKMERDLDLAKRKKQAKDQLMQQQLQLQQQQAVAAAPMPAATKSLNEILA; from the exons ATGGCGCCGGTGAGCAACGAGACGTTCCTCCCGACGGCGGCGTGGGGGGAGGCCACGCTGCGCCCGTCCTTCGTGCGGGACGAGGACGAGCGGCCCAAGGTGGCGCACGACCGCTTCAGCGATGCGGTGCCGGTGATCTCGCTCGACGGCATCGACGGCGCGCGCCGGGCCGAGATCCGGGACCGCGTGGCGGCGGCCTGCGAGGGATGGGGCATCTTCCAGGTGGTCGACCACGGCGTCGACGCCGACCTCATCGCCGACATGACACGCCTCTCTCGCGAGTTCTTCGCGCTGCCCGCCGAGGACAAGCTCCGGTACGACATGTCCGGGGGCAAGAAGGGCGGCTTCATCGTCTCCAGCCACCTGCAG GGTGAGGCGGTGCAGGACTGGAGGGAGATAGTGACCTACTTCTCGTACCCGGTGAAGGCGAGGGACTACGGgcggtggccggagaagccggCGGGGTGGCGCGCGGTGGTGGAGCGATACAGCGAGCGACTCATGGGACTGTCGTGCAAGCTGCTGGGCGTGCTGTCGGAGGCGATGGGCCTGGAATCGGAGGCGCTCGCCAAGGCGTGCGTTGACATGGACCAGAAGGTGGTGGTCAACTTCTACCCGCGCTGCCCCCAGCCGGACCTCACCCTGGGCCTCAAGCGCCACACCGACCCCGGCACCATCACCCTCCTCCTGCAGGACCTCGTCGGCGGCCTTCAGGCCACCCGCGACGGCGGCAAGACCTGGATTACCGTCCAGCCCATCTCCGGCGCCTTCGTCGTCAACCTCGGCGACCACGGCCAC TTCATGAGCAACGGGAGGTTCAAGAACGCGGACCACCAGGCGGTGGTGAACGGGGAGAGCAGCCGGCTGTCGATCGCGACGTTCCAGAACCCGGCGCCGGACGCGAGGGTGTGGCCGCTGGCGGTGAGGGAGGGGGAGGAGCCCATACTGGAAGAACCCATCACCTTCGCCGAGATGTACCGCCGCAAGATGGAGCGCGACCTCGACCTCGCCAAGCGCAAGAAGCAGGCCAAGGACCAGCTGATGCAGCAGCAGCTCCAGCTCCAGCAGCAGCAGGCGGTCGCCGCCGCGCCCATGCCGGCGGCCACCAAGTCTCTCAACGAAATTCTTGCCTGA